Proteins encoded in a region of the Scyliorhinus canicula chromosome 2, sScyCan1.1, whole genome shotgun sequence genome:
- the LOC119956489 gene encoding mRNA decay activator protein ZFP36L1-like isoform X3: protein MYIKNKMMSYNNNINAGSSSVPLLDRKAVGTPTLVDYQRRHSVTLANANSKFNQNQLLNSLKLEQSSSAAIANKENKFRDRSFSETGLQKPQSQVNSSRYKTELCRPFEENGSCKYGDKCQFAHGIHELRSLARHPKYKTELCRTFHTIGFCPYGPRCHFIHNAEERRMSPGHDQQHLSSSNKIDRPRLQHSYSFSGISSSSSGLLDSPTSITPPPIFSAEDLSSSPTLPDCASNPFTYSSQELASLFAPSIGIQIPMASTNNGAHSPSFLLRPLAESPHLFEPPPSPPDSMSDDYLSSSGSVSGSESPTLDLSKRLPIFSRLSISDD, encoded by the exons ATGTATATTAAG AACAAGATGATGAGCTACAATAACAACATCAATGCAGGCAGCTCCAGTGTGCCCCTGCTGGACAGGAAGGCAGTCGGGACTCCAACACTGGTGGACTACCAGAGGCGACATTCAGTCACCCTCGCCAACGCTAACTCCAAGTTCAACCAGAACCAGCTCCTCAACAGCCTCAAGCTGGAGCAGAGCAGCTCCGCTGCCATAGCCAACAAGGAGAACAAATTCCGGGACCGTTCCTTCTCTGAGACGGGCCTTCAGAAGCCCCAGAGCCAGGTCAACTCCAGCCGCTACAAGACGGAGCTGTGCCGTCCCTTTGAGGAGAATGGGTCATGCAAGTATGGCGACAAGTGCCAGTTTGCTCACGGCATCCATGAGCTGAGGAGCTTAGCCCGGCATCCCAAGTACAAGACTGAGCTCTGCCGAACCTTCCACACCATCGGATTTTGCCCCTATGGACCCCGTTGCCACTTCATCCACAACGCAGAGGAAAGGCGCATGTCCCCTGGGCATGACCAACAGCACCTCTCCTCGTCCAACAAGATTGACAGGCCCCGTCTGCAACACAGCTACAGCTTCTCTGGCATCTCCAGTTCCTCCAGCGGGCTGCTGGACAGTCCCacctccatcacccctccccccatcttcaGTGCAGAAGACCTGAGCTCCTCCCCAACCCTGCCAGATTGTGCCAGCAACCCCTTCACCTACTCCAGCCAGGAACTAGCCAGTCTCTTTGCGCCCAGCATTGGGATCCAGATTCCCATGGCATCCACCAACAACGGTGCCCACTCGCCTTCGTTCCTGCTCCGACCTTTGGCTGAATCTCCCCACCTCTTTGAGCCTCCCCCAAGCCCTCCAGACTCTATGTCCGATGACTACCTGAGCAGCTCTGGGAGTGTGAGCGGCTCCGAGTCACCCACCCTTGATCTCAGTAAGCGTCTTCCCATCTTTAGCAGACTTTCCATCTCGGATGATTAA
- the LOC119956489 gene encoding mRNA decay activator protein ZFP36L1-like isoform X1 — protein MSTKFASCFYDIGEVLCKNKMMSYNNNINAGSSSVPLLDRKAVGTPTLVDYQRRHSVTLANANSKFNQNQLLNSLKLEQSSSAAIANKENKFRDRSFSETGLQKPQSQVNSSRYKTELCRPFEENGSCKYGDKCQFAHGIHELRSLARHPKYKTELCRTFHTIGFCPYGPRCHFIHNAEERRMSPGHDQQHLSSSNKIDRPRLQHSYSFSGISSSSSGLLDSPTSITPPPIFSAEDLSSSPTLPDCASNPFTYSSQELASLFAPSIGIQIPMASTNNGAHSPSFLLRPLAESPHLFEPPPSPPDSMSDDYLSSSGSVSGSESPTLDLSKRLPIFSRLSISDD, from the exons ATGTCTACAAAGTTCGCCTCATGTTTCTACGACATTGGAGAAGTTTTATGTAag AACAAGATGATGAGCTACAATAACAACATCAATGCAGGCAGCTCCAGTGTGCCCCTGCTGGACAGGAAGGCAGTCGGGACTCCAACACTGGTGGACTACCAGAGGCGACATTCAGTCACCCTCGCCAACGCTAACTCCAAGTTCAACCAGAACCAGCTCCTCAACAGCCTCAAGCTGGAGCAGAGCAGCTCCGCTGCCATAGCCAACAAGGAGAACAAATTCCGGGACCGTTCCTTCTCTGAGACGGGCCTTCAGAAGCCCCAGAGCCAGGTCAACTCCAGCCGCTACAAGACGGAGCTGTGCCGTCCCTTTGAGGAGAATGGGTCATGCAAGTATGGCGACAAGTGCCAGTTTGCTCACGGCATCCATGAGCTGAGGAGCTTAGCCCGGCATCCCAAGTACAAGACTGAGCTCTGCCGAACCTTCCACACCATCGGATTTTGCCCCTATGGACCCCGTTGCCACTTCATCCACAACGCAGAGGAAAGGCGCATGTCCCCTGGGCATGACCAACAGCACCTCTCCTCGTCCAACAAGATTGACAGGCCCCGTCTGCAACACAGCTACAGCTTCTCTGGCATCTCCAGTTCCTCCAGCGGGCTGCTGGACAGTCCCacctccatcacccctccccccatcttcaGTGCAGAAGACCTGAGCTCCTCCCCAACCCTGCCAGATTGTGCCAGCAACCCCTTCACCTACTCCAGCCAGGAACTAGCCAGTCTCTTTGCGCCCAGCATTGGGATCCAGATTCCCATGGCATCCACCAACAACGGTGCCCACTCGCCTTCGTTCCTGCTCCGACCTTTGGCTGAATCTCCCCACCTCTTTGAGCCTCCCCCAAGCCCTCCAGACTCTATGTCCGATGACTACCTGAGCAGCTCTGGGAGTGTGAGCGGCTCCGAGTCACCCACCCTTGATCTCAGTAAGCGTCTTCCCATCTTTAGCAGACTTTCCATCTCGGATGATTAA
- the LOC119956489 gene encoding mRNA decay activator protein ZFP36L1-like isoform X4, with the protein MMSYNNNINAGSSSVPLLDRKAVGTPTLVDYQRRHSVTLANANSKFNQNQLLNSLKLEQSSSAAIANKENKFRDRSFSETGLQKPQSQVNSSRYKTELCRPFEENGSCKYGDKCQFAHGIHELRSLARHPKYKTELCRTFHTIGFCPYGPRCHFIHNAEERRMSPGHDQQHLSSSNKIDRPRLQHSYSFSGISSSSSGLLDSPTSITPPPIFSAEDLSSSPTLPDCASNPFTYSSQELASLFAPSIGIQIPMASTNNGAHSPSFLLRPLAESPHLFEPPPSPPDSMSDDYLSSSGSVSGSESPTLDLSKRLPIFSRLSISDD; encoded by the coding sequence ATGATGAGCTACAATAACAACATCAATGCAGGCAGCTCCAGTGTGCCCCTGCTGGACAGGAAGGCAGTCGGGACTCCAACACTGGTGGACTACCAGAGGCGACATTCAGTCACCCTCGCCAACGCTAACTCCAAGTTCAACCAGAACCAGCTCCTCAACAGCCTCAAGCTGGAGCAGAGCAGCTCCGCTGCCATAGCCAACAAGGAGAACAAATTCCGGGACCGTTCCTTCTCTGAGACGGGCCTTCAGAAGCCCCAGAGCCAGGTCAACTCCAGCCGCTACAAGACGGAGCTGTGCCGTCCCTTTGAGGAGAATGGGTCATGCAAGTATGGCGACAAGTGCCAGTTTGCTCACGGCATCCATGAGCTGAGGAGCTTAGCCCGGCATCCCAAGTACAAGACTGAGCTCTGCCGAACCTTCCACACCATCGGATTTTGCCCCTATGGACCCCGTTGCCACTTCATCCACAACGCAGAGGAAAGGCGCATGTCCCCTGGGCATGACCAACAGCACCTCTCCTCGTCCAACAAGATTGACAGGCCCCGTCTGCAACACAGCTACAGCTTCTCTGGCATCTCCAGTTCCTCCAGCGGGCTGCTGGACAGTCCCacctccatcacccctccccccatcttcaGTGCAGAAGACCTGAGCTCCTCCCCAACCCTGCCAGATTGTGCCAGCAACCCCTTCACCTACTCCAGCCAGGAACTAGCCAGTCTCTTTGCGCCCAGCATTGGGATCCAGATTCCCATGGCATCCACCAACAACGGTGCCCACTCGCCTTCGTTCCTGCTCCGACCTTTGGCTGAATCTCCCCACCTCTTTGAGCCTCCCCCAAGCCCTCCAGACTCTATGTCCGATGACTACCTGAGCAGCTCTGGGAGTGTGAGCGGCTCCGAGTCACCCACCCTTGATCTCAGTAAGCGTCTTCCCATCTTTAGCAGACTTTCCATCTCGGATGATTAA
- the LOC119956489 gene encoding mRNA decay activator protein ZFP36L1-like isoform X2: MAQNKKKRGNCKQNCKNKMMSYNNNINAGSSSVPLLDRKAVGTPTLVDYQRRHSVTLANANSKFNQNQLLNSLKLEQSSSAAIANKENKFRDRSFSETGLQKPQSQVNSSRYKTELCRPFEENGSCKYGDKCQFAHGIHELRSLARHPKYKTELCRTFHTIGFCPYGPRCHFIHNAEERRMSPGHDQQHLSSSNKIDRPRLQHSYSFSGISSSSSGLLDSPTSITPPPIFSAEDLSSSPTLPDCASNPFTYSSQELASLFAPSIGIQIPMASTNNGAHSPSFLLRPLAESPHLFEPPPSPPDSMSDDYLSSSGSVSGSESPTLDLSKRLPIFSRLSISDD; the protein is encoded by the exons ATGgcccagaacaaaaaaaaaagagggaactGCAAACAAAACTGCAAG AACAAGATGATGAGCTACAATAACAACATCAATGCAGGCAGCTCCAGTGTGCCCCTGCTGGACAGGAAGGCAGTCGGGACTCCAACACTGGTGGACTACCAGAGGCGACATTCAGTCACCCTCGCCAACGCTAACTCCAAGTTCAACCAGAACCAGCTCCTCAACAGCCTCAAGCTGGAGCAGAGCAGCTCCGCTGCCATAGCCAACAAGGAGAACAAATTCCGGGACCGTTCCTTCTCTGAGACGGGCCTTCAGAAGCCCCAGAGCCAGGTCAACTCCAGCCGCTACAAGACGGAGCTGTGCCGTCCCTTTGAGGAGAATGGGTCATGCAAGTATGGCGACAAGTGCCAGTTTGCTCACGGCATCCATGAGCTGAGGAGCTTAGCCCGGCATCCCAAGTACAAGACTGAGCTCTGCCGAACCTTCCACACCATCGGATTTTGCCCCTATGGACCCCGTTGCCACTTCATCCACAACGCAGAGGAAAGGCGCATGTCCCCTGGGCATGACCAACAGCACCTCTCCTCGTCCAACAAGATTGACAGGCCCCGTCTGCAACACAGCTACAGCTTCTCTGGCATCTCCAGTTCCTCCAGCGGGCTGCTGGACAGTCCCacctccatcacccctccccccatcttcaGTGCAGAAGACCTGAGCTCCTCCCCAACCCTGCCAGATTGTGCCAGCAACCCCTTCACCTACTCCAGCCAGGAACTAGCCAGTCTCTTTGCGCCCAGCATTGGGATCCAGATTCCCATGGCATCCACCAACAACGGTGCCCACTCGCCTTCGTTCCTGCTCCGACCTTTGGCTGAATCTCCCCACCTCTTTGAGCCTCCCCCAAGCCCTCCAGACTCTATGTCCGATGACTACCTGAGCAGCTCTGGGAGTGTGAGCGGCTCCGAGTCACCCACCCTTGATCTCAGTAAGCGTCTTCCCATCTTTAGCAGACTTTCCATCTCGGATGATTAA